One Oceanicoccus sagamiensis genomic region harbors:
- a CDS encoding alkaline phosphatase family protein encodes MLKSTGWLCLPLIMLFALNSFASNKPPKLILQITVDQLRADLPGRFLNKETDGGFKYLYEEGVVYHNAHHNHANTETIVGHTTLATGAVPAIHGMIGNVWFDRDDNRLIYNIEDPNYPLLSKDADVNKQTEIDPTQKAANTSGRSPQKIRVSTFSDELSMQSAGKAKIFGVSVKDRGAVAMAGHAGKAFWFSKKTGEFVTSRFYYEAYPQWVIDWNRQNYPQNYADKAWELLQESSNYLMGDKDDQEWEVAFPGFGRVFPHQYGKGDSKYFTTFLTLSPAGDELTADFAKTLILSENIGEDDITDYLSVSFSSTDYVGHLFGSSSLEMEDNLQRLDNTLASLFKFIDRQIGLKNTLIVLSADHGGADAAPYAQQQGIKAHYINPKEWNTKQAFSELNQQFGVDEALVKIYYHPYVYLDHEVIKKNQLDIHEVESAIAAQMSQFPGVALAIPSAQIAKGNLPNNDLYNAVVNNHNPQRSGDIFVVFEPYSFINDMDGLVVAAHHGSPWKYDTHVPVIFAGNKLKAQQVARKIHTVDIAPTLSAFIGAKIPSGSDGDILKEVVKK; translated from the coding sequence ATGCTTAAATCGACTGGCTGGCTTTGTTTGCCCCTGATAATGCTATTTGCACTGAATAGCTTTGCAAGCAACAAGCCTCCTAAACTGATTTTGCAAATAACCGTCGATCAATTACGGGCAGACCTTCCGGGCCGTTTTCTTAATAAGGAGACTGACGGCGGTTTTAAATACCTCTATGAAGAAGGTGTGGTTTATCATAACGCCCATCATAACCACGCGAATACGGAAACCATTGTTGGCCATACCACGCTGGCTACCGGGGCAGTGCCTGCCATCCACGGTATGATTGGCAATGTTTGGTTTGATCGGGATGACAATCGCCTGATTTATAATATTGAAGACCCCAATTACCCCTTACTGAGCAAAGATGCCGACGTTAACAAGCAGACCGAAATAGATCCAACACAAAAAGCCGCCAATACCTCCGGGCGCTCTCCGCAAAAAATCCGCGTCTCTACTTTTAGTGATGAATTATCGATGCAAAGCGCCGGTAAAGCTAAAATATTTGGCGTATCCGTTAAAGACCGAGGTGCAGTAGCGATGGCAGGGCATGCCGGTAAAGCGTTTTGGTTCTCCAAAAAAACCGGCGAATTTGTTACCAGCAGATTTTACTATGAGGCTTACCCGCAATGGGTAATCGACTGGAATCGGCAAAACTACCCACAAAACTACGCCGATAAGGCCTGGGAGCTATTACAAGAGTCCAGCAATTATCTGATGGGTGATAAAGACGATCAGGAATGGGAGGTGGCTTTTCCGGGTTTTGGTCGTGTATTTCCGCATCAATATGGTAAGGGCGATAGCAAATACTTTACGACCTTCCTGACCTTAAGTCCGGCCGGTGATGAACTAACGGCGGATTTTGCCAAAACACTTATTCTTAGTGAAAATATCGGTGAAGATGATATCACTGATTATTTATCCGTCAGCTTTTCATCCACTGACTATGTCGGCCATTTATTTGGCTCGTCCAGTCTTGAGATGGAAGACAATCTGCAACGACTGGATAATACACTGGCTTCCTTATTTAAATTTATTGACCGGCAGATTGGTCTGAAGAATACCTTGATTGTGCTCTCCGCCGACCATGGTGGCGCTGATGCCGCCCCTTATGCTCAGCAGCAGGGTATTAAAGCCCATTATATCAACCCCAAAGAATGGAATACCAAACAGGCTTTTAGCGAGCTTAATCAACAATTTGGTGTCGATGAGGCGCTGGTTAAAATCTACTACCACCCCTATGTCTACCTGGATCATGAGGTGATCAAAAAAAATCAACTGGATATTCATGAGGTAGAGTCAGCTATAGCTGCCCAGATGAGTCAGTTCCCCGGTGTTGCCCTTGCGATACCCAGTGCCCAGATCGCCAAGGGCAATTTGCCGAATAACGACCTTTATAATGCCGTTGTCAATAATCATAACCCCCAGCGCAGCGGCGATATTTTTGTGGTGTTTGAGCCCTATAGTTTTATTAATGATATGGATGGTCTGGTAGTGGCGGCGCACCATGGTTCACCCTGGAAATATGATACCCATGTACCGGTGATATTTGCCGGTAATAAACTTAAAGCGCAACAGGTAGCAAGAAAGATTCATACCGTGGATATCGCACCTACCTTATCGGCGTTTATTGGTGCTAAGATACCCTCTGGTTCAGATGGCGATATATTAAAAGAAGTCGTTAAAAAATAA
- the gltS gene encoding sodium/glutamate symporter: protein MEQQYLVEGANLVIASVLLLATGRYLNTKIDLLSRLNIPMAVTGGLLCSSLLTILYLYFNIRVDFDLELRNLLLLTFFSTIGLSAKLSVMASGGRTLVLLLCFAIVLLIFQDIAGIGIALAFDVNPAYGLFAGSISFAGGHGTSIAWGTAAEEAGLAGAGTLGIACATFGLVAGGLIGGPMGGYMIKKHGLASQHTVPQHYESIAEAADEDPEYPLENAFSTLLVLALCVGLGHNLNDWLIIQGVALPQFLTAMLIGIVITNIIDYCKFNLHTHSINRSGEISLHLFLAMSLMSVQLWTLANSIGLLLLVLIVQMMIIVLLAVYVVFRFVGKDYDAAIIASGFMGLGLGATPVAMANMQALTARYGPSTKAFIVVPMIGAFFIDLSNAVVINLFSSLPMMGDGF from the coding sequence ATGGAACAACAGTATCTGGTTGAAGGGGCCAATTTAGTGATTGCCAGCGTGCTCTTGCTTGCTACCGGCCGCTATCTCAATACAAAGATCGATCTGCTCTCAAGACTCAATATACCGATGGCTGTAACCGGTGGACTGCTTTGCAGCAGCTTGCTGACCATACTCTACCTCTATTTTAATATTCGAGTTGATTTTGATCTTGAACTGCGAAATTTATTATTACTGACTTTTTTCAGCACCATTGGTCTCTCTGCCAAGCTAAGCGTGATGGCTTCTGGCGGGCGCACACTGGTGCTATTACTTTGTTTTGCTATCGTCCTGTTAATCTTTCAGGATATTGCCGGTATTGGCATTGCACTGGCCTTTGATGTTAACCCCGCCTATGGCTTATTTGCCGGCAGCATATCCTTTGCCGGTGGTCATGGTACTTCTATAGCCTGGGGCACCGCAGCAGAAGAGGCGGGGCTGGCAGGGGCTGGAACACTGGGTATTGCCTGCGCTACTTTTGGCTTGGTTGCCGGTGGTTTAATTGGCGGCCCCATGGGCGGCTATATGATTAAAAAACACGGGCTGGCCAGCCAGCACACCGTTCCACAGCATTATGAATCGATTGCGGAAGCAGCTGATGAAGACCCGGAATATCCACTGGAAAATGCTTTTTCTACGCTATTGGTTTTAGCCCTCTGCGTCGGTCTGGGGCATAATCTGAATGACTGGTTAATTATTCAAGGGGTGGCCTTGCCGCAATTTTTAACCGCCATGTTAATCGGTATCGTGATCACCAATATTATCGATTATTGCAAATTTAATTTGCATACCCATTCTATTAACCGCTCCGGTGAAATCAGCTTGCATTTATTTTTGGCAATGAGTTTGATGTCGGTACAGCTCTGGACACTGGCTAACTCGATAGGCTTACTGCTGCTAGTGTTAATTGTACAGATGATGATTATTGTGTTGCTGGCTGTCTATGTGGTTTTTCGCTTTGTCGGCAAAGATTATGACGCAGCTATTATCGCCTCAGGTTTTATGGGTTTAGGTCTTGGTGCTACTCCCGTTGCTATGGCCAATATGCAGGCCCTAACAGCCCGTTATGGGCCTTCAACCAAGGCCTTTATTGTTGTACCTATGATCGGGGCGTTTTTTATTGATTTAAGTAATGCAGTGGTTATTAATTTATTCTCATCATTACCCATGATGGGTGATGGCTTTTAA
- a CDS encoding arylsulfatase, which translates to MRKVIQKVAMTIAMGVIPLISQAADKPNILVIWGDDVGQSNISAYTMGLMGYRTPNIDKIANEGMIFTDYYGEQSCTAGRSSYITGQSVYRTGLSKVGLPGAELGLQIEDPTIAGLLKAYGYMTGQFGKNHLGDKDEHLPTNHGFDEFFGNLYHLNAEEEPENVDYPKDPEFRKKYGPRGVIKSSADGKIEDTGPLTKKRMETVDDETIAATIKFMDKAAKAKKPFYIWWSGTRMHFRTHVKDELRGISGQDEYSDGMVEHDRHVGMLLDHLDKLGLAENTIVHYSTDNGPHMNTWPDAATTPFFGEKNTNWEGGWRVPSMVRWPGKIKAGSVSNEIMHHMDWLPTYLAAAGADDIKARLKKGGVRSLGRSYRVHLDGYNFLPHLTGKEEKGRRNEIFYFGDGGELTAMRYQDWKMIFLEQKEYTTLRAWIEPWTELRIPLIINIRRDPYERAYRTSNTYYDWLIDRAYLLVPAQGLVGEFLQTFQEFPPRQKPASFSIDQVMEKMEQVRGS; encoded by the coding sequence ATGAGAAAGGTGATACAAAAAGTGGCTATGACCATAGCCATGGGGGTTATACCTCTTATCAGTCAGGCCGCGGATAAACCGAATATATTGGTTATCTGGGGTGATGATGTTGGTCAAAGTAATATCAGTGCGTACACCATGGGTTTAATGGGTTACCGCACACCGAATATCGATAAGATTGCCAACGAAGGTATGATCTTTACCGATTACTACGGTGAGCAATCCTGTACTGCTGGTCGTTCTTCTTATATTACCGGTCAAAGTGTTTATCGTACCGGCTTATCCAAAGTTGGCTTACCCGGTGCAGAACTGGGCCTGCAAATTGAAGACCCAACCATTGCGGGTCTGTTAAAAGCCTACGGCTATATGACTGGTCAGTTTGGTAAAAACCACCTGGGCGATAAAGACGAACACCTTCCTACCAACCACGGTTTTGATGAGTTCTTTGGTAACCTCTACCACTTAAATGCGGAAGAAGAACCTGAGAATGTGGATTATCCTAAAGATCCTGAGTTCAGGAAAAAGTATGGTCCACGCGGTGTTATCAAATCATCTGCCGATGGCAAGATTGAAGATACCGGTCCACTGACCAAAAAGCGTATGGAAACCGTCGATGACGAAACCATTGCTGCCACCATTAAATTTATGGATAAGGCGGCTAAAGCCAAAAAGCCTTTCTATATATGGTGGAGTGGTACCCGGATGCACTTCCGTACTCACGTTAAAGATGAGCTGCGTGGTATCTCTGGTCAGGATGAATACAGTGACGGCATGGTAGAGCACGATCGCCATGTCGGTATGCTGCTTGATCATCTTGATAAATTAGGCCTGGCTGAGAACACCATCGTTCATTATTCAACGGATAACGGTCCGCATATGAATACCTGGCCTGATGCTGCAACCACACCTTTCTTTGGTGAGAAAAACACTAACTGGGAAGGCGGTTGGCGTGTGCCATCCATGGTGCGCTGGCCTGGCAAAATTAAAGCCGGTTCCGTATCCAATGAAATTATGCACCATATGGATTGGTTACCAACCTATTTGGCCGCAGCAGGCGCTGATGATATTAAAGCCCGCCTGAAAAAAGGTGGCGTTAGATCTTTAGGTCGCAGCTACAGAGTCCATTTGGATGGCTATAACTTCTTACCACACCTGACCGGTAAAGAAGAAAAAGGTCGCCGTAATGAGATCTTCTACTTTGGTGATGGCGGCGAATTAACCGCTATGCGTTATCAGGACTGGAAAATGATCTTCCTGGAGCAGAAAGAGTACACCACACTGCGTGCCTGGATAGAGCCATGGACAGAGCTGCGTATACCGCTGATTATCAATATCCGTCGTGACCCCTATGAGCGTGCTTATAGAACCTCTAACACCTATTACGACTGGCTAATTGATCGTGCTTACCTGTTAGTACCCGCACAGGGTCTAGTGGGTGAATTCCTGCAAACTTTCCAGGAGTTTCCACCACGCCAGAAACCTGCCAGCTTTAGTATTGATCAGGTGATGGAAAAAATGGAGCAGGTAAGGGGCTCTTAA
- a CDS encoding OmpP1/FadL family transporter: MLKLAKAGAIVPLIILSEAASAGGLWLNEYGTPAMGRARAGAAAGVDDASAVLHNPASITRLEKRQSMATGGIIYNRTDFDVKRGSIANGDKAGSDAGGVLPTGSGFYVEPNFNDKWSWGLSAGGLAGTGLDYSSDWVGRYQAERVELLTLAFAGTLAYEVSDKLSIGISPQIVYGALEVDIAVPDLVTSQPDSSAEIDGDDMVLGYMLGVMYTISDDTRLGLTYQSEWDFEFDGDLNRAPGANPSAVSIETELPLAAFVRLALTHRLNDTIGLHATVGWDDWSTLDKVNLSTDNLGASIAANWDDTYHYAVGIDYRVSPEWVLSTGLAYDTNPVSLDDRNAQLPVDRQMRYAFGAQYNQDKPFSMGGQLVYADLGKAGLNGVGDRTGPGLGFEGEFTTNEAFFLSINAKWILE, from the coding sequence ATGTTAAAACTAGCAAAAGCAGGGGCCATTGTTCCTCTGATTATACTTAGCGAAGCCGCTAGTGCTGGTGGCTTATGGCTTAACGAATATGGCACGCCTGCCATGGGCCGCGCCCGTGCTGGTGCCGCCGCCGGTGTCGATGACGCCTCTGCGGTATTACATAATCCGGCCAGTATTACACGCCTTGAAAAGCGTCAGTCAATGGCCACTGGCGGTATTATTTATAACCGTACCGATTTTGATGTTAAGCGTGGCTCCATAGCGAATGGCGACAAAGCCGGCAGTGATGCTGGTGGTGTACTTCCTACGGGTTCCGGCTTTTATGTTGAACCGAATTTTAATGATAAATGGAGCTGGGGTTTATCCGCTGGCGGTTTGGCGGGTACCGGCCTGGACTATTCCAGTGATTGGGTGGGGCGTTATCAGGCGGAACGGGTAGAGCTATTGACGCTGGCTTTTGCTGGAACACTGGCCTACGAGGTGAGTGATAAGCTCTCTATTGGTATTAGCCCACAGATTGTTTATGGTGCGCTGGAAGTCGATATAGCGGTACCTGATCTCGTTACCAGCCAGCCCGATAGCTCGGCTGAAATTGACGGTGACGATATGGTGTTGGGTTATATGCTGGGTGTGATGTACACCATTAGTGATGACACCCGACTTGGTCTTACCTATCAATCAGAGTGGGATTTTGAGTTTGACGGCGACCTTAATCGTGCCCCCGGCGCTAATCCTTCAGCCGTCTCTATAGAAACTGAGCTTCCCCTTGCTGCCTTTGTGCGACTCGCTTTAACCCACCGTTTAAATGACACCATTGGCTTACACGCCACTGTTGGCTGGGATGATTGGAGTACTCTGGATAAGGTTAATCTCTCGACCGATAATTTGGGGGCATCGATTGCCGCTAATTGGGATGACACCTATCACTATGCAGTCGGTATTGATTATCGGGTTTCACCGGAGTGGGTACTTTCAACGGGTCTGGCCTACGATACCAACCCGGTTTCTCTCGATGACCGAAATGCCCAGCTGCCAGTGGATCGTCAAATGCGCTATGCCTTTGGTGCCCAGTATAACCAGGACAAGCCTTTCTCTATGGGTGGTCAGTTGGTTTATGCAGACTTAGGCAAGGCCGGTCTTAATGGTGTTGGTGACCGAACAGGACCCGGCTTGGGTTTTGAGGGTGAGTTTACAACCAATGAGGCCTTCTTTCTGTCTATCAATGCCAAATGGATTTTAGAATAA
- a CDS encoding tetratricopeptide repeat protein, whose protein sequence is MRFSFTAVAVSLLLTVFSLFTHATPVNDANFVGSQQCASCHQQAYKDWQGSHHDQAMMMADSTSVLGDFNQATFSLNGITSTFFKKGDEFWVNTDGADGKLQDFKIDYTFGVTPLQQYLIGFEDGRYQTLSIAWDSRSKEEGGQRWFHLYPDIGGHEDVLHWTRYSQNWNSRCAECHSTNLKKNYDEASNSYQTTWFEIDVACESCHGAGSQHIDWVNNKDQQANIANKGLLADVRSDGHWQRLPGLNTAAKQGATRAHSDQQINSCAGCHSRRSTIGEVDHKTVQGKEVLDTHIPRLIESPLYHVDGQILDEVYVYGSFVQSKMYQRGVVCSDCHNPHSLELKAPDNQVCAQCHNPSVFDQPQHHHHSDGSAGALCADCHMPETTYMTVDPRRDHSLRIPRPDLSKSLGVPNACNQCHSDKDSDWALAAFTQWYPDRIEQPSFAPLIYAGQQGAAQALPQLSSLVDDSAMPIMVRASGLQILRNYPNQYAINTALLQLESSNPQLRLAAIEVIELLPEQQIIRNVWPLMSDPVKAIRMEAARLLAPMLVSRSVALQPAQKQTVQKAVDEYIASIKLNADTPAGQMQLGVVYQSINQWALSEQAYRQALVIEPQYIPALLNMADLYRATGQDQQALPLLEKALLIDSNNVSANYAMGLLMIRLKQLDKATAYLEVAASQAPEIIRYTYVYAVALFESGKRDWAITTLKRALQRSPGNTDILSALAGYLQMMGRNEEAQQYSVQLPQNNQ, encoded by the coding sequence ATGCGTTTCTCCTTTACTGCTGTGGCAGTGTCTTTACTGCTCACCGTCTTTTCATTATTTACCCATGCCACGCCTGTAAACGATGCCAATTTTGTTGGCAGCCAACAATGTGCCAGTTGCCACCAGCAAGCCTATAAAGACTGGCAAGGCTCGCACCATGATCAGGCGATGATGATGGCGGATAGCACATCTGTATTAGGGGATTTTAATCAAGCCACTTTTAGCCTTAACGGTATTACTTCAACCTTTTTTAAAAAGGGCGATGAGTTTTGGGTTAATACCGACGGTGCCGATGGCAAACTGCAAGACTTTAAAATTGACTATACCTTTGGTGTTACACCGTTACAGCAATATTTGATAGGCTTTGAGGATGGCCGTTATCAGACCTTAAGCATTGCCTGGGATAGTCGCAGTAAGGAAGAGGGCGGACAGCGTTGGTTTCACCTCTATCCCGATATCGGTGGTCACGAAGATGTGCTGCACTGGACCCGCTATTCGCAAAACTGGAACTCCCGTTGCGCGGAATGCCACTCTACCAACCTAAAGAAAAATTATGACGAGGCCAGCAATAGCTACCAAACGACATGGTTTGAAATTGATGTGGCCTGTGAGTCCTGCCATGGCGCCGGTAGCCAGCATATTGACTGGGTCAATAATAAAGACCAGCAAGCTAATATCGCAAATAAGGGCCTATTGGCCGACGTTCGCAGTGATGGTCACTGGCAGCGTTTGCCGGGATTAAATACCGCCGCTAAACAGGGGGCTACCCGCGCCCATAGTGATCAACAAATTAATAGTTGTGCTGGCTGCCACTCCCGCCGTTCAACCATCGGCGAAGTTGATCATAAAACAGTACAAGGCAAAGAGGTGTTGGATACCCATATTCCTCGTTTAATTGAATCGCCTCTTTACCATGTTGATGGCCAGATTCTTGATGAGGTCTATGTCTACGGTTCTTTTGTGCAAAGCAAAATGTACCAGCGCGGTGTGGTATGCAGTGATTGCCATAACCCCCATAGTCTGGAATTAAAAGCCCCTGATAATCAGGTTTGTGCCCAATGCCATAACCCCTCGGTATTTGATCAGCCGCAGCATCACCATCATAGTGATGGTAGCGCTGGTGCTCTCTGTGCTGATTGTCATATGCCAGAAACCACCTATATGACGGTAGACCCACGCCGTGACCACAGCTTGCGCATTCCTCGTCCTGATTTATCAAAAAGTCTCGGTGTGCCCAATGCCTGCAATCAATGTCATAGCGATAAAGATAGCGACTGGGCGCTGGCTGCATTTACACAATGGTATCCAGACCGTATCGAGCAGCCCAGCTTTGCGCCATTAATTTATGCCGGACAGCAGGGCGCAGCTCAGGCATTGCCGCAGCTTTCCTCGCTGGTTGATGATTCAGCTATGCCTATTATGGTTAGGGCTTCCGGTTTACAGATACTAAGAAACTATCCCAACCAATACGCCATTAATACCGCCTTGCTACAATTGGAATCTTCCAATCCCCAGCTGCGTTTGGCTGCCATTGAAGTGATTGAGTTACTACCGGAACAACAGATTATTCGTAATGTATGGCCATTGATGAGTGACCCGGTTAAAGCGATTAGAATGGAAGCCGCCCGGTTATTAGCCCCCATGCTGGTTAGCCGCAGTGTTGCCTTGCAGCCTGCGCAGAAACAAACGGTGCAAAAGGCGGTTGATGAATATATCGCCTCGATCAAACTGAATGCTGATACGCCCGCCGGGCAAATGCAGTTGGGCGTTGTTTATCAGTCTATTAACCAATGGGCGTTGTCCGAGCAGGCCTACCGGCAGGCTCTGGTGATTGAACCCCAATATATTCCCGCCTTGCTAAATATGGCTGATCTCTATCGGGCCACGGGGCAGGATCAGCAGGCGCTACCTCTGCTGGAAAAAGCCCTGCTGATTGATAGCAATAATGTCTCAGCCAACTATGCGATGGGTTTATTGATGATACGTTTAAAGCAACTTGATAAGGCGACAGCCTATCTTGAAGTGGCCGCATCACAGGCTCCAGAGATTATCCGCTATACTTATGTCTATGCGGTGGCCTTATTTGAAAGTGGCAAGCGAGACTGGGCGATTACCACCTTAAAAAGAGCCCTACAGCGCAGCCCGGGTAATACCGATATACTGTCGGCTCTGGCAGGCTATTTGCAAATGATGGGGCGCAATGAAGAGGCGCAACAATATTCCGTGCAATTACCACAAAATAATCAATAA
- a CDS encoding BatD family protein, which yields MIVRLLAALLLIMPSLLQAVTIDELHNSGQLAVSYTIVDKDAITQYQPVMMEIEVSTDRWFASGSRVERFDIQDAIVYRSSQTSTNSSRTVAGTTRALQLWTLVFYPQKSGALTIPKLRLFVSLNTEGNNIVEGYLTLDSQTITVNTPAAMNGVDHWLAANNLTINERYDGLKDSYKPGDAITRTISLRIEGSPAMMLPAIEFPEQKGLALYQVPPKVSESSNRGQLIGTRVEQFIITIEAEGSYQLPGYQYYWWNLQSQQQKLLALEPLAFATDGAGTASVITEPGPLLKDYPGS from the coding sequence ATGATCGTTCGCTTATTGGCCGCCTTATTATTGATAATGCCGTCATTATTACAGGCAGTTACCATCGATGAATTGCATAACAGCGGTCAGCTGGCCGTCAGCTATACCATCGTTGATAAAGACGCTATCACCCAGTACCAGCCGGTGATGATGGAAATAGAGGTTTCAACCGATCGCTGGTTTGCCAGCGGAAGCCGGGTGGAACGCTTTGATATTCAAGACGCTATTGTCTATCGCAGCAGCCAAACTTCCACCAATTCCAGCCGTACAGTGGCTGGCACTACCCGTGCTTTACAATTATGGACACTGGTATTTTATCCGCAGAAATCCGGCGCGCTTACCATCCCCAAACTAAGGCTGTTTGTTTCCCTGAATACCGAGGGTAATAATATTGTTGAAGGCTATTTAACGCTGGATAGCCAAACCATTACCGTCAATACACCCGCTGCCATGAATGGTGTTGATCACTGGCTTGCAGCTAATAATCTAACCATTAACGAACGTTATGACGGTTTAAAAGACAGCTATAAACCCGGCGATGCGATTACCCGCACTATTAGCCTGCGCATAGAGGGAAGCCCCGCCATGATGTTGCCGGCTATTGAATTTCCTGAGCAGAAGGGTTTGGCGCTGTACCAGGTTCCCCCAAAAGTCAGCGAGAGCAGTAACCGCGGCCAGTTAATAGGGACCCGTGTAGAGCAATTTATTATCACTATCGAAGCCGAGGGTAGCTATCAGTTACCTGGCTACCAGTACTACTGGTGGAATTTGCAAAGCCAGCAACAGAAGCTGCTTGCGCTTGAGCCACTTGCCTTTGCCACCGACGGAGCTGGCACTGCTTCGGTGATAACAGAGCCGGGGCCGTTACTAAAGGATTACCCTGGCAGTTAG
- a CDS encoding tetratricopeptide repeat protein, whose protein sequence is MVVNKPLRWLLLASLLIWSLLYPQRFLALWLTPDQQGRILFDLGYYTQAATVFQSPLWKGLSLYAAEDFDNAAGLFSQYDDENGLLAQGNAWAHSRNYLPAMRIYRILLEKYPDNTAVKNNMAIVQALIDANQMLSESQVPDGPETPPGDIGDNPGPESSEGDKRETFDLSPQEILTADQLLQDPALTEMWMRQVQKDPTQFLKIKFYMQLEQRKNTAAEAAGEAQP, encoded by the coding sequence ATGGTAGTCAATAAACCCTTACGCTGGTTGTTGCTGGCTTCGTTATTGATCTGGAGTCTGCTCTATCCCCAGCGTTTTCTTGCCCTATGGCTTACGCCTGATCAGCAGGGCCGTATTTTATTTGATCTTGGCTATTACACTCAGGCGGCAACGGTTTTCCAAAGCCCTTTATGGAAGGGGCTAAGCCTCTATGCCGCTGAGGATTTTGACAATGCCGCCGGTTTATTTTCTCAGTATGATGATGAAAACGGCTTATTAGCTCAGGGCAATGCCTGGGCGCATTCCCGCAATTATCTGCCGGCGATGCGTATCTACCGCATTTTATTAGAAAAATACCCTGATAATACCGCCGTTAAAAATAATATGGCGATTGTGCAGGCCTTAATTGATGCCAATCAAATGCTATCAGAAAGTCAGGTACCGGATGGACCGGAGACGCCCCCCGGTGATATAGGAGACAACCCTGGCCCGGAATCCTCTGAAGGGGACAAGCGTGAAACCTTTGACCTTAGCCCGCAGGAAATATTAACTGCCGATCAATTATTGCAGGATCCAGCGCTAACAGAGATGTGGATGCGACAAGTACAAAAAGATCCGACTCAGTTTTTAAAAATTAAGTTTTATATGCAACTGGAGCAACGCAAAAATACAGCCGCGGAAGCAGCAGGGGAGGCCCAGCCATGA